A window from Fragaria vesca subsp. vesca linkage group LG5, FraVesHawaii_1.0, whole genome shotgun sequence encodes these proteins:
- the LOC101309053 gene encoding glucan 1,3-beta-glucosidase A-like — MAFNSRTWPLCLMLISCMISISCGRKMTQTSTRVKAVNLGGWLVTEGWIKPSLFDGIPNKDFLDGTGLQFKSVTTGKFLSSENGGGSIIVANRTAASGWETFKLWRINETTFNFRVFGKQFVGIDGNGKDVVAVASSPGVSETFEIIRKPDDSSRVRIKATNGFFLQAKTEDMVTADYAESSSGWGDNDPSVFVITFSGRLQGEFQVTNGYGKLAPQVMKEHWSTFIVEEDFNFISKNGLDAVRIPVGWWISSDPNPPHPYVGGSLKALDNAFLWSKKYGLKVIIDLHAAPGSQNGFEHSASRDGSQEWGQTDANIQQTVDVIEFLTARYAKNPSLYAVELINEPFSPGTSLQNVTTYYKAGYAAVRKHSSTAFVVFSNRLGPMEPTELFPVASGLKRVVIDVHYYNLFVSAFDNLTVQQNIDFIYTNRTTDLNTVTTSNGPLTFVGEWVAEWNVQDATKEDYQRFAKAQLEVWGRATFGWAYWTLRNVNNHWSLEWMIKNGYINLLT, encoded by the exons ATGGCTTTCAACTCAAGGACATGGCCACTATGCTTGATGCTGATTTCTTGCATGATCTCTATTTCTTGTGGAAGAAAAATGACTCAAACTTCTACTCGAGTAAAAGCAGTTAATCTCGGAGGTTGGCTAGTTACCGAAGGCTGGATCAAACCTTCTCTTTTCGACGGCATTCCCAACAAGGACTTCTTG GATGGTACTGGCCTTCAGTTCAAATCAGTCACAACTGGGAAATTTCTTTCCTCTGAGAATGGAGGAGGAAGCATCATAGTTGCAAACAGAACCGCAGCTTCAGGCTGGGAAACATTCAAA TTGTGGAGGATCAATGAGACCACATTTAACTTCAGGGTTTTCGGCAAACAATTTGTGGGGATTGATGGAAATGGGAAAGATGTGGTGGCTGTTGCTAGCTCGCCGGGTGTATCCGAAACATTCGAAATCATAAGAAAACCAGATGATTCAAGCAGGGTACGGATCAAAGCAACCAATGGATTCTTCTTGCAGGCGAAGACAGAGGATATGGTTACAGCTGATTATGCAGAGAGTAGCAGTGGATGGGGAGACAATGATCCTTCTGTTTTTGTGATTACCTTCTCTGGAAGATTGCAGGGGGAGTTTCAAGTAACAAATGGCTATGGTAAATTGGCTCCTCAAGTTATGAAG GAGCACTGGAGCACATTCATTGTTGAAGAAGACTTTAACTTCATATCAAAAAATGGATTAGACGCAGTGAGAATACCAGTTGGGTGGTGGATATCAAGCGACCCAAACCCTCCACACCCTTATGTTGGGGGTTCCTTGAAAGCCTTGGACAATGCCTTTCTGTGGTCCAA GAAATATGGATTGAAGGTAATAATTGACCTGCATGCAGCACCAGGATCTCAAAATGGTTTTGAACACAGTGCTTCAAGAGATGGATCTCAGGAATGGGGTCAAACCGATGCCAACATACAGCAGACAGTTGATGTCATCGAGTTCTTGACCGCAAG GTATGCAAAGAATCCAAGCCTATACGCAGTTGAGCTCATCAACGAGCCATTCTCCCCAGGAACTTCTCTGCAGAACGTGACCACATATTACAAGGCCGGTTATGCTGCGGTGCGCAAGCACTCTTCGACAGCGTTCGTGGTGTTCTCAAACAGACTAGGTCCAATGGAACCAACTGAGCTTTTCCCTGTTGCCAGTGGCTTGAAGAGAGTCGTCATCGATGTCCATTACTACAACCTCTTTGTGAGTGCTTTCGACAATTTGACTGTCCAGCAGAATATCGACTTCATCTACACTAATCGGACTACGGATTTGAATACTGTTACCACTTCCAATGGCCCTCTCACTTTTGTTG GTGAATGGGTAGCTGAATGGAATGTGCAAGATGCAACAAAGGAGGATTACCAAAGATTTGCCAAGGCTCAGTTAGAAGTTTGGGGGCGAGCAACATTTGGGTGGGCTTATTGGACTCTTAGGAACGTGAATAACCATTGGAGTCTTGAGTGGATGATAAAGAATGGTTACATCAACCTGCTAACTTGA
- the LOC101315051 gene encoding uncharacterized protein LOC101315051 — MLLGKRPRPPMKRTTSMSEITFDLSTEAQPQPSDPLNPFSPLAVDGLMVKMASSSSPSPRNHRRNSADFVETPHFLRACGLCKRRLVPGRDIYMYRGDTAFCSLECRQQQMTLDERKDKCASSASNAVVAGHHVSSKGETMAAV, encoded by the exons ATGTTGTTGGGGAAGAGACCAAGGCCTCCAATGAAGAGGACCACAAGCATGTCAGAGATCACCTTTGATCTCAGCACTGAAGCTCAGCCTCAGCCTTCAGATCCCCTCAACCCCTTTAGCCCTCTGGCCGTTGATGGCCTCATGGTGAAGATGGCCTCCTCATCATCACCCTCACCCAGAAACCACAGAAGGAACTCTGCTGATTTCGTTGAGACTCCTCACTTCTTGAGGGCTTGTGGTCTCTGCAAACGCCGCCTTGTTCCTGGCCGCGATATTTACATGTACAG AGGTGATACTGCTTTCTGCAGTCTAGAGTGCCGGCAGCAACAGATGACCCTTGATGAGAGGAAGGATAAGTGTGCATCTTCGGCTTCCAACGCCGTCGTTGCCGGACACCATGTCTCTTCCAAAGGGGAAACTATGGCCGCTGTGTAG